GCGTGTTTAAAGGTCTTCTCACAGTCACCGCACATATAAAGAGAATTGACCCGACGGTGAACCTGCTGGTGCTTTTTTAAACAGGCAGCACTCCGGAAACTGCTGTTGCACTCGTCGCAGTGGTACAGACTGTCCACCATGTGAACCTGTATATGCCGTTTCAGGTTATCCACATGATTGAAACATTTGTCACATTCCGTGCATTTATAAGGAGCCATGCCAGTGTGGATCTGCTGATGTCTCTTGAGGTTCCCTACCTGGTTAAACCTCTTCCCGCAGTCACTGCAATTAAAAGGAGCTTTCCCGCTGTGAATTAACTCGTGTTTTTTAAGGGTGCTGGATTCCCTGAAATGCTTCCCGCATACCGTACACTGGTAAGGCATCACCCCGGTGTGAATACGTTGGTGTTTCCGCAGGTCCCCAGAGAACCTGAAGCGCTTGTCGCACTCATCACAGGGATAGGGCATCTCCCCAGTGTGGATTCGCTGATGTCTCCGCAAGCGTTCAGAGTCTCGAAACTTCTTGTCGCACTCTGAGCAGTGGTACGGCATGTCTCCAGTATGGATTCGCTTGTGGCGGCGAagatgttttgcatttttgaacacTTTTCCACAGTCCAGGCAGCAGAAAGAAGGGGGAACTCCCTGGTGAATCTTCTGGTGCATTTTCAAATGGGGCAGTTCCTTGAAATTCCTCCCACAGTCGCCGCATTGGTAAGGCAACTTCCCTTCATGAAACAAGCGGTGCTTCTCCAGCGTTGATGCATATCTGAAACTTTTCCCGCACTCGTCACAGCGGAAGCGTCTCCGCCAACGAAAATACTGGAATAAATCCACCGACTTGTCCACGCTATCGCCAGACTCCACAAAACTTATCTGCCCTAGTAGCTGTTTGTGGACAATCAGATGTCTCTGAAGGAGGCCCAGATCTCTGAAAGTCTTGCCGCACTCATTACACTGGTGGTGCAGATTTTCTTCTTGACATGCTGTGCGCTTCTGATGGGCCTTCCCAGTGGACGAATGTACATGCTTATGTTCGGCTGAAGAACTGTAACTCGATGGCACTACTTCCACAGGAGCTGTTAAACCGCTATCAGAATAGTTCCTTAATCGCacaattttgttttctattttatttttaaattgatctTTGTGAAATTTCACAATGTGCTGCTCCATGTAGTATCCATCTTCTAGTTGCTCATCTGTAAAGAGGAAATTAAGACAAACATGAGCAACTTCGATTCATTAGAAAGTGTTTTAATAATTCCTTACaattactcaaagcactttacacagtgagccactactaatgtgtagcatccaccaggATGATACAACGACAGCCATTTTTGCTCcaatacgctcaccacacattcgTGATTACATGATAAAGGGATgaaagagagatagccaattagagagagGGGATGATCATGgcgccagaatgactaggcctgACATTGGGATACCCTTTACTCTTTATAAAGGtttcccagggatcttttatgagcacagagtcaggaccttggttttacatctcacccAAAGGACAGCGCCATTTTTACAACATGGTGTCCCAGTCACTGCACTGgaacattgggatccacattcagactacaGGGTCAGCGCTATCTGCTGGTCtgaccaacacctcttccagcagacacccaaatgttttcctagatggtctcaaATTCAACTATTGGCTGGGCCAGAAGATGTTTAGCTTCTGGTACACGacatcttctgaagtgcatgtggtatgtaCCAACATCTGGCACTGGACTACATGGACAGCTACAAATTTATGGATGAATTAGAAAGACACgttaaaacaacattaaaagtAACTTTTGGTTCCATCTATTGGTCTTCTTAtttcgactgctcccgttagggggttgccacagtggatcatcttccttttctttctgtcctcgtcatcttgttctgttacacccatcacctgcatgtcctctctcaccacatccataaactttctcttaggccttcctcttttcctcttccctggcagctctatccttagcatccttctcccaatataccaagcatctctcctctgcacatgtctaaaccaacgtaatctcgcctctctgactttgtcttccaaccatccaacctcagctgaccctctaatgtcctcatttctaatcctgtccatactcgtcacacccaatgcaaatcttagcatctttaactctgccacctccagctctgtctcttgggccaccgtctcctgcccatataacatagctggtctcactaccgtcctgtggaccttccctttcactcttgcggaTACCCATCTGGCACAGATTACTCccaacactcttctccacccattccaccctacctgcactctctttttcactgctcttccacaatccctattactctgtactgttgatccaaagtatttaaactcattcaccgtcaccaactctactccctgcatcctcaccattccactgacctccctttcattcacacatatgtattctgtcttggtggtcctactgaccttcactcctctcctctcatatctccacctctccagggtctccacaacctgctccctactatccctacagatcacaatgttatcagcaaacatcacagtccacggggactcctgtctaatctcgtctgtcagcctttccatcaccactgcaaataagaaagggctcagagccgatccctgatgtaatcccacctccgtcactcctaccgcagacctcaccacggtcacacttccctcgtacatatcctgtacaactcttacgtacttctctgccactcccaacttcctcatatacTACCATAGCTTCTctcgaggcactctgtcatatgctttctccaagtccacaaagacgcaatacaactccatctggccttctctaaacttctccatcaacatcctcagagcaaacatcacatctgtggtgctctttcttggcatgaaaccacactgctgctcactaatcatcattaCACTCAGAAACTGGTCTTATGATCCAAGTCTCCATACTGACCATTCATAAAAGGTGTACCGAGTTCAGGGAGGTCTCAAACGATTAAATTTCCAAACCCTCCCCTATTTGCTCATGAGCCAGTCAGGGCCAACCTGATATTAAACTGTAAGGAAAGCTGTCTACCAACCCAAACATAATTatcaaaaaacatatatatttttatattataatgatAATTGACTGTTGATTTTGATGTGTTTTATTAATCCCAgaaggg
This Polypterus senegalus isolate Bchr_013 unplaced genomic scaffold, ASM1683550v1 scaffold_2911, whole genome shotgun sequence DNA region includes the following protein-coding sequences:
- the LOC120522141 gene encoding zinc finger protein 501-like, which codes for EQLEDGYYMEQHIVKFHKDQFKNKIENKIVRLRNYSDSGLTAPVEVVPSSYSSSAEHKHVHSSTGKAHQKRTACQEENLHHQCNECGKTFRDLGLLQRHLIVHKQLLGQISFVESGDSVDKSVDLFQYFRWRRRFRCDECGKSFRYASTLEKHRLFHEGKLPYQCGDCGRNFKELPHLKMHQKIHQGVPPSFCCLDCGKVFKNAKHLRRHKRIHTGDMPYHCSECDKKFRDSERLRRHQRIHTGEMPYPCDECDKRFRFSGDLRKHQRIHTGVMPYQCTVCGKHFRESSTLKKHELIHSGKAPFNCSDCGKRFNQVGNLKRHQQIHTGMAPYKCTECDKCFNHVDNLKRHIQVHMVDSLYHCDECNSSFRSAACLKKHQQVHRRVNSLYMCGDCEKTFKHASDFKKHQRIHTGEMPYLCTTCNKSFNHLGNLKKHLLIHSGEMPFECPDCGKRFNQLGNMKKHRNIHLKKQT